From Gimesia panareensis, the proteins below share one genomic window:
- a CDS encoding carbon-nitrogen hydrolase family protein translates to MTYPAFKAALAHVAPVFLDKDRTVEKACSLMREAARNGAELIVFPETYIPAFPVWCALQAPIHNHDLFRELAANTIQADGPELATIAEMARECGIFVSMGFNEGTTVSGGCIWNANVLISDEGTVLNHHRKIVPTFYEKLVWAPGDGAGLVVSPTRLGRVGMLICGENTNPLARFTLLAQGEQVHLSTYPPVWPSHDPAVHENYDLKNAILIRAGAHSFEGKLFNLVASGYLDREARDRLAGRDQEAGRILDASPRGISVAIGPNGTPISEIRQEEEGLLYADVDLSLCVEPKQLHDLVGGYNRFDIFQLTVDRSAQRPIRFRANGTDEDNDTPEADTLTFRS, encoded by the coding sequence ATGACGTACCCCGCATTCAAAGCAGCCCTGGCACATGTGGCTCCCGTGTTTCTGGACAAAGACCGTACCGTTGAGAAGGCCTGTTCGCTGATGCGAGAGGCGGCTCGCAACGGGGCGGAGCTGATTGTCTTTCCAGAGACCTACATTCCCGCGTTTCCAGTCTGGTGTGCTTTGCAGGCACCGATACACAACCATGATCTGTTCCGCGAACTGGCGGCGAATACAATTCAGGCGGATGGCCCAGAGCTGGCAACAATTGCAGAAATGGCCCGCGAATGCGGGATCTTCGTTTCGATGGGCTTCAATGAAGGGACGACGGTCAGCGGGGGTTGCATCTGGAATGCCAATGTGCTGATCAGTGACGAAGGGACGGTGTTGAATCATCACCGCAAGATCGTCCCCACGTTTTATGAGAAGCTGGTCTGGGCGCCCGGTGACGGGGCCGGACTGGTAGTGAGTCCCACACGACTGGGACGGGTAGGGATGCTGATCTGCGGCGAGAATACGAATCCCCTGGCCCGGTTTACGCTGCTCGCCCAGGGAGAGCAGGTGCATCTCTCGACCTATCCGCCAGTCTGGCCGTCGCATGATCCGGCGGTGCATGAAAACTACGATCTGAAAAATGCGATCCTGATCCGCGCGGGAGCGCATTCGTTTGAAGGGAAGCTGTTCAACCTGGTGGCCTCTGGTTACCTGGATCGGGAGGCGCGGGATCGCCTGGCCGGCCGGGACCAGGAAGCGGGACGCATTCTGGACGCGAGTCCGCGGGGTATCTCGGTCGCCATTGGACCGAACGGGACGCCGATCAGTGAGATCAGGCAGGAAGAGGAAGGCCTGCTGTATGCCGACGTCGATCTCTCTTTGTGCGTGGAACCGAAACAGCTGCACGACCTGGTGGGCGGCTACAATCGGTTTGACATTTTCCAGTTGACCGTCGATCGCAGTGCACAGCGGCCGATTCGATTTCGTGCGAATGGCACTGACGAGGACAATGATACCCCGGAAGCGGACACACTGACATTCCGGTCATAA
- a CDS encoding class I SAM-dependent methyltransferase translates to MTTNYDPIAEQYKRSKQMPWRTFVEGYTLMELAGDPSGLSVLDVACGEGFYTRMMRQRGADRVTGVDLSQGMIALAQQQENAHQQGIAYIVGDARELPVQEEYDLAIAAYLLNYARTREELQSMCDGISRALKPGGRFVTVNSSPAFHFPASPSFRQFGFETQAVGDWQEGTPITWTFHLEDGPFDIENYYLSVATHEDAFRQAGFSEVRWHPPQLAPDGLEDQTSEFWEPLLKNSPIAFIECVK, encoded by the coding sequence ATGACCACGAATTACGATCCGATTGCCGAGCAGTACAAACGGTCCAAACAGATGCCGTGGCGGACGTTTGTGGAAGGCTATACGTTGATGGAACTCGCGGGCGACCCGAGTGGTCTGTCGGTGCTGGATGTGGCCTGCGGGGAAGGTTTTTACACGCGGATGATGCGCCAGCGGGGCGCGGACCGCGTGACCGGCGTGGATCTGTCACAGGGCATGATCGCGCTGGCGCAACAGCAGGAAAACGCGCACCAGCAGGGGATCGCTTATATCGTCGGCGATGCCCGGGAGCTGCCGGTCCAGGAAGAATACGATCTGGCAATTGCCGCATATCTGTTGAACTACGCCCGCACGCGCGAGGAACTGCAGTCGATGTGCGACGGTATTTCGCGGGCGCTCAAGCCGGGCGGCCGGTTTGTGACGGTCAACAGCAGCCCGGCGTTTCATTTTCCCGCGAGTCCTTCGTTTCGGCAGTTCGGCTTTGAAACGCAGGCGGTCGGCGACTGGCAGGAAGGAACGCCGATCACCTGGACGTTTCACCTGGAAGACGGGCCGTTCGACATCGAGAACTATTACCTGAGTGTCGCGACCCACGAAGACGCGTTTCGCCAGGCCGGCTTCAGCGAAGTCCGCTGGCATCCGCCGCAACTCGCGCCCGACGGACTAGAGGACCAGACCAGCGAATTCTGGGAACCGCTGCTGAAGAATTCGCCGATCGCGTTTATTGAGTGTGTGAAGTGA
- a CDS encoding AAA family ATPase, with the protein MDYAEKLESMLALICNDVYKIISAHLDQAEEYLDSGELANQSRDLFQFATQNEGALLRPVINAAAMCDVFSVLRDSLLVDYHMDHKELGRAGEILNQSLSRYCWREDYRQYQDATDVRQMRKFLTQWEADPSWLGGAILEGALVDPFGDFVILACLISHSPRPFQTYQKILLLTAKLILEANGTSREDRTFFADLKQRLKEIESSINSSLPAVPEPSSSGKPQAEPTAGEPEQIQPAKALQQGLQELQTLIGLDSVKAEVTSLTNFLKIRQQRIAQGMPVASQTLHFVFTGNPGTGKTTVARILAKILYGFEILKTSNFIEADRAMMVGGYVGQTAIKANEVIAKATDGVLFIDEAYTLAKKGAQDFGQEAIDTLLKKMEDLRERLVVIVAGYPNEMAEFIESNPGLESRFSRYIVFEDYHVADLCQIFELMCRSNAYELTPAARGNLAIILNRVFADRDENFGNARLVRNAYERTLSNHANRLATSDEPITRESLATIEAVDLPYEIAKEFSRPYDLSDSQWRVNCPNCENATTADLSCLGEIVKCKSCGTRFRCPWWNLDRDTVPSLSGFELYERASDLNGYDVQAEE; encoded by the coding sequence ATGGACTATGCAGAAAAACTGGAATCAATGCTTGCGCTGATCTGCAATGACGTCTACAAGATCATTTCAGCGCATCTCGATCAGGCGGAGGAGTATCTGGATTCCGGAGAATTAGCAAACCAGAGCCGGGACCTGTTTCAGTTTGCCACTCAAAACGAGGGGGCGCTGCTCAGGCCGGTAATCAATGCCGCCGCGATGTGTGATGTGTTTTCCGTGTTGCGTGACAGTCTGCTGGTCGATTATCACATGGATCACAAAGAACTGGGGCGCGCCGGGGAGATTCTCAATCAATCTCTGTCCCGTTACTGCTGGCGGGAAGACTACCGGCAATATCAGGATGCAACCGACGTACGTCAAATGCGGAAGTTCTTGACGCAGTGGGAGGCAGATCCGTCCTGGCTGGGTGGTGCCATTCTGGAGGGAGCGCTGGTCGATCCGTTCGGCGATTTCGTGATCCTGGCCTGTCTGATCAGTCACTCTCCCCGCCCCTTCCAGACTTATCAAAAGATCCTGCTGCTGACCGCCAAACTGATTCTGGAAGCAAACGGGACCAGCCGGGAGGACCGAACATTTTTTGCTGACCTGAAACAACGGCTCAAAGAAATCGAGAGCAGCATCAACAGCAGTCTCCCCGCGGTTCCCGAACCCTCCTCTTCCGGAAAACCGCAGGCAGAACCAACCGCGGGTGAGCCGGAGCAGATCCAGCCGGCAAAAGCACTCCAGCAGGGATTGCAGGAACTTCAGACCCTGATCGGTCTGGATTCGGTGAAAGCCGAGGTCACGAGCCTGACCAATTTTCTCAAAATCCGACAGCAGCGGATCGCACAGGGAATGCCTGTTGCTTCGCAGACGTTGCATTTTGTGTTTACCGGAAATCCGGGAACCGGCAAGACAACGGTGGCTCGCATTCTGGCAAAGATTCTGTACGGATTTGAAATCCTGAAGACCTCGAATTTCATCGAAGCCGACCGGGCAATGATGGTGGGAGGCTATGTCGGTCAGACGGCGATCAAAGCCAATGAGGTGATTGCCAAAGCGACCGACGGTGTGTTGTTCATTGACGAAGCTTACACGCTGGCCAAAAAAGGAGCACAAGATTTTGGCCAGGAAGCGATCGACACTTTGTTGAAAAAGATGGAAGATCTGCGGGAGCGACTGGTCGTGATCGTCGCCGGCTATCCGAACGAGATGGCAGAGTTCATCGAATCGAATCCGGGTCTGGAGAGTCGCTTCAGCCGCTATATCGTGTTTGAGGATTATCATGTGGCTGACCTCTGTCAGATTTTCGAACTCATGTGCCGTTCCAATGCCTATGAGCTGACGCCGGCTGCCCGGGGGAACCTGGCCATCATTCTGAACCGGGTCTTTGCAGATCGGGACGAGAATTTCGGGAATGCGCGGCTGGTGCGGAACGCCTACGAGCGAACCCTGAGCAATCACGCGAACCGGCTGGCGACCAGCGATGAACCGATCACCCGAGAGTCGCTGGCGACGATCGAAGCGGTCGATCTGCCTTACGAGATCGCGAAAGAGTTCAGTCGGCCGTACGATCTAAGCGATTCTCAATGGCGTGTAAACTGCCCGAATTGCGAGAATGCGACCACTGCGGATCTCTCCTGCCTGGGCGAAATCGTCAAATGCAAAAGCTGCGGCACCCGTTTCCGCTGTCCGTGGTGGAACCTGGATCGAGATACGGTCCCCTCACTGAGCGGCTTTGAACTATATGAACGGGCGAGTGATCTGAACGGTTACGATGTGCAGGCGGAGGAGTGA
- a CDS encoding GNAT family N-acetyltransferase — MKQTPADIHIRDARSDDAERVAVISEAAFAPLRSIYRPTGATIARQAERAQTGTRLVAEIDGEIAATVQYDQHSDHLHLIGLAVHPDYQRRGIAGCLLEEICQRAILLAQPAVVLVTIKETGNVPLFEKLGFRVTHEEVATWCVSETYPLLHDVKMERVVL, encoded by the coding sequence ATGAAACAGACCCCGGCTGACATTCATATTCGTGACGCCAGAAGCGATGATGCTGAAAGAGTGGCTGTGATCAGTGAAGCCGCTTTTGCTCCCTTGAGATCCATCTATCGACCGACGGGAGCCACGATCGCCCGGCAGGCAGAACGCGCTCAAACGGGAACGCGACTGGTGGCTGAGATTGACGGAGAAATTGCGGCGACCGTGCAGTATGACCAGCATTCAGACCACCTGCATTTGATCGGTCTGGCCGTGCATCCCGATTATCAGCGTCGCGGTATCGCTGGCTGTCTGCTGGAGGAAATCTGTCAACGGGCGATTCTGCTGGCGCAGCCTGCGGTCGTGCTGGTTACAATCAAAGAGACGGGGAATGTTCCGCTGTTCGAAAAACTGGGATTTCGAGTCACTCACGAAGAGGTGGCGACCTGGTGTGTCAGCGAGACTTACCCGCTGCTACATGATGTCAAAATGGAACGGGTGGTTTTGTAG
- a CDS encoding Gfo/Idh/MocA family protein, with protein sequence MTAHRITRREALQTTAALGAGLWLGTSTRPTRAAANEKLNVAVIGVGGRGAANLSGVGKTENIVALCDVDDKRAGKAFERYPQAKKYADYRRMLDDMENQIDAVVVSTPDHTHFHPSMIAMTMGKHLYCEKPMAHSVWEVREMTKLAAKNKLATQLGMQRHALSNMHRAVELIKSGSIGEVSEVYSWIGSNRGMPPEPVKTVPPPKTLDWNLWIGPAKFRPYAVNSKGEGVLAPYNWRFWWDYGTGETGNWGCHILDIPFWALDLKYPTHVEASGPKIDAERTPREMQTSFAFPANDKRGPIKLHWSQSPKGPAILKEKGVKLKGANTLFIGSKGMLLTGFGSLKLFPEKTFANFKAPDHFIPDSPGFYQEWTEACKGGQPATCNFEYSGPLSETVLLGNTAYRAGGGFDWDAPTLTAEGNDRAKEYLTSHFRKGWEEFTS encoded by the coding sequence ATGACCGCCCACCGTATCACCCGTCGCGAAGCGCTGCAGACGACAGCTGCCCTGGGAGCCGGCCTCTGGCTGGGAACGTCGACTCGACCGACGCGGGCCGCCGCGAATGAGAAACTGAATGTCGCCGTGATTGGCGTCGGGGGACGGGGGGCGGCGAACCTCAGCGGCGTCGGTAAGACGGAAAACATCGTCGCGCTGTGTGATGTGGACGACAAGCGGGCGGGCAAAGCCTTTGAACGGTATCCCCAAGCGAAGAAGTACGCCGACTACCGCCGGATGCTGGACGACATGGAAAACCAGATCGACGCCGTCGTCGTCAGTACGCCCGACCACACGCACTTTCATCCCTCGATGATCGCGATGACGATGGGCAAACATCTCTACTGCGAAAAGCCGATGGCCCATTCGGTCTGGGAAGTCCGCGAGATGACGAAACTGGCCGCGAAGAACAAACTGGCGACGCAGCTGGGCATGCAGCGACACGCACTGTCGAACATGCACCGGGCCGTCGAACTGATCAAGTCGGGTTCCATCGGCGAAGTGAGCGAAGTTTACAGCTGGATCGGTTCGAACCGGGGCATGCCGCCTGAACCGGTCAAGACGGTTCCGCCGCCGAAGACTCTCGACTGGAATCTGTGGATCGGGCCGGCGAAGTTCCGTCCGTATGCGGTCAACTCCAAGGGTGAGGGGGTGCTGGCACCGTACAACTGGCGGTTCTGGTGGGATTACGGCACCGGGGAGACCGGCAACTGGGGCTGCCACATTCTGGACATCCCCTTCTGGGCGCTTGACCTGAAATACCCGACGCACGTGGAGGCCTCGGGACCGAAGATCGACGCCGAGCGGACGCCTCGCGAAATGCAGACCAGCTTCGCATTCCCCGCCAACGACAAACGGGGGCCGATCAAACTGCACTGGTCGCAGAGTCCGAAAGGCCCCGCCATTCTCAAAGAGAAGGGAGTCAAACTGAAGGGCGCCAACACGCTGTTCATCGGCTCCAAGGGGATGCTGTTGACCGGCTTCGGTTCACTGAAACTGTTCCCCGAAAAAACGTTCGCAAACTTCAAGGCCCCGGACCACTTCATCCCCGATTCGCCCGGGTTCTACCAGGAATGGACCGAAGCCTGCAAGGGAGGCCAGCCGGCGACCTGCAACTTCGAGTATTCCGGCCCGCTGTCGGAAACCGTGCTGCTGGGGAACACCGCCTACCGCGCGGGCGGCGGCTTCGACTGGGATGCGCCGACGCTGACCGCTGAAGGGAATGACCGTGCGAAAGAATATCTGACTTCACACTTCCGCAAAGGGTGGGAGGAGTTTACGAGTTAG
- a CDS encoding sialidase family protein: MDASSAAESNQKLPRRQLLKQAAATAAAPLLLGNGAADAANTPVSSQGLQGCQMLPGARFYVAIDNKGLWPNLTKLPNGELAAVVYNHPSHGYGDNSDIELWISQDAGISWKFRSKVSAHPEEPDAIRMNHSTGLNADGHLVTLVSGYHKGQKRPYLKLQRCISTDQGKTWDRHDMDIALVPHGDIFSLPDGTLVSPVYKRLSVKPKRSCSAVIFSRDGGKTWGEEQALAEDVNETFVLRRRNGEWLAVCRTDCRDMMDRAIPHGSGEIFIRSTDAGKTWSDPRLMAPQGQENAHLLELADGRLLCSITSRIPGLFGVVMRISENGGEKWSIPVVLLSSPARDWHKTDSGYPSSVQLDDGSIVTAYYFGPKQPEYAAHALPWHQRYHMGIAKWDLSMWPED, translated from the coding sequence GTGGATGCCTCCTCTGCTGCCGAGTCCAATCAAAAACTACCGCGTCGCCAGCTGTTGAAACAGGCGGCAGCCACCGCAGCCGCCCCCCTGCTGCTGGGAAATGGTGCCGCCGATGCTGCGAACACCCCCGTCTCTTCTCAGGGATTGCAGGGCTGTCAGATGCTGCCCGGGGCCCGTTTCTACGTGGCCATCGATAACAAAGGGCTCTGGCCCAACCTCACGAAACTCCCCAACGGCGAACTCGCAGCGGTGGTTTACAATCATCCGAGTCACGGCTACGGCGACAACAGCGATATCGAACTCTGGATCAGTCAGGACGCCGGCATCAGCTGGAAGTTTCGCAGCAAAGTCTCCGCCCATCCCGAAGAGCCGGACGCGATCCGCATGAACCACTCGACCGGCCTGAATGCCGATGGCCACCTGGTAACGCTGGTCAGCGGCTATCACAAAGGACAAAAACGACCCTACCTGAAACTGCAACGCTGCATCTCCACCGATCAGGGCAAGACCTGGGACCGTCACGATATGGATATCGCCCTGGTGCCGCACGGCGATATTTTCTCGCTCCCCGACGGCACCCTGGTTTCTCCCGTCTATAAGCGGTTGAGCGTCAAACCCAAACGGTCCTGTTCCGCGGTGATCTTCAGCCGGGACGGCGGCAAGACCTGGGGCGAAGAGCAGGCGCTGGCCGAGGACGTGAATGAAACCTTCGTCCTGCGCCGCAGGAATGGCGAATGGCTGGCCGTCTGTCGCACGGACTGTCGTGATATGATGGACCGCGCTATTCCGCACGGCAGCGGCGAGATTTTCATCCGCTCGACGGATGCCGGTAAGACCTGGTCCGACCCCCGCCTGATGGCACCCCAGGGACAGGAGAACGCCCACCTGCTCGAACTGGCCGACGGACGCTTGCTCTGTTCGATTACCAGTCGCATCCCGGGGCTGTTCGGCGTCGTGATGCGGATCAGCGAGAACGGCGGCGAAAAATGGTCGATCCCGGTCGTGCTCCTCTCCAGCCCGGCCCGCGACTGGCACAAAACCGATTCCGGCTACCCCTCCAGTGTCCAGTTGGATGATGGCTCGATCGTCACCGCGTATTACTTCGGTCCCAAGCAACCCGAATACGCGGCCCACGCCCTCCCCTGGCACCAGCGCTACCACATGGGCATCGCCAAATGGGATCTCTCAATGTGGCCGGAAGACTAG